The genome window GCAACACCTGAAGTTACTGGGGAAGACCATTGCTTTGATTTTTACCAAAAGATCTACAAGAACTAGAATTTCCACCGAAGGTGCAGCTGCATTTTTCGGAGGTCAACCAATGTTCTTAGGTAAGGATGATATCCAATTAGGTGTTAATGAGTCCTTCTATGATACTACCAAGGTTGTTTCATCTATGGTATCTTGTATCTTTGCTCGTGTGAACAAACATGCAGACATCCAAAACTTAGCAAAGGATTCTTCAGTTCCTATCATTAACGCTCTATGTGATAGATTCCACCCTCTACAAGCCATCTGTGATATGCTTACcataaaggaaaaacttGATTacgaaaataataaattgAAGATGACTTGGGTTGGAGATGCAAATAATGTGATTAACGATATGGCCATTGCTGCTTTGAAGTTGGGTATCGATGTTTCGGTAGCAACTCCTCCAGGTATTGAGTTGGAAGATGAAATAGTAGAAGAGGCAAAGAAATTGGCTACCAAGAACAATTGTGAGTTCGTAGCAACCCACGATTCATTAGCAGCTTGTAAAGATGCCAACATTTTGGTTACAGACACATTTGTGTCGATGGGTGAAGAATTCGCAAAGGAAGCTAAGCTAAAACAATTTGCTGGGTTCCAGATAAATTCTGAACTATGTAGTGTTGCTGCTCCAAACTACAAATTTATGCATTGTTTACCAAGACACCATGAAGAAGTCACTGATGAAGTTTTCTACAGTGAAAATTCTATAGTTTTcgaagaagctgaaaacAGACTTTACGCAGCAATGGCTGCCATTGACATTTTTGTTAACCATAAAGGCGACTTTTTCTCCGAGCCATGATTTTCCTCACGAAACTATTCTTGCCTCACACGTATTCATAGATAATTACAGTACATAACTCATACCGTGTCAAAGTTTTTGAGAGGTTAGCCATAGCCATTTATTCTATCTTCtaaatattgatattagTTTTTATACGTTGATACACACTTTAGCCGTGAAAGTCTCCTCCGATCCTTCATCGAAGTGTATGATACCAGCATCGTTTTCAGCATCAGCATTAATACCAAAATCATACACTTCTTTCGCCAATTGTCCAGCGTACActgctttcttttcttccgAGAGTAAAGCAAGAGTAACGTGAGGAACTTCATTGAGACAGTATAAACCAGAAACATGGTTATTACTGTTGTCAACAATTGGTTCATCTGGCAAAACAATGGTTGCTACAATAACATATTTGTCCCAGATTAGGTCTCTTAATTTGAAAGTAACAGAGTCTTCAGTTGGTATAACCTTGGAAGGTTGTTCAGAAGCACCACCATCTTTTATCAAAAGATGTCTATATCTATCTGTATATTTTGCCCACAATTGTTTCGCTTTAATGCCTTGGGACTTAATTTGAGATTTATGACAGAGAGTCACATGGTACTCGTTCTTGAATGGAATGGTACTCACATCAGATAAGAATGGTGCGAGAGTtgatttgttctttttcagaGTTTCCACTACATGCTGAATTAAATTAGTGGTACTTTCCACTGACGCAGAAAAGTATATTGGCTTTAACTGATTCTTGGAGGCCTTGTTACCATTTTTAACGATTTTACGTACAACAGGCTTGTATTCTAGTGCTCTGTTGAAAGCTTCTTGAATCTTCGAATCTTCTGGTACTTCTGGGATGACGTCACCGTAGTGGGATTTCAAGTCTTGGAGTACTTTAACGGCATTCTTCATTGATGAATCTTTGCCCACCTCGAGTTTTATATGAAAATCAAATTGGCTGTCTGGTGCTTTATCGGGATTGAATGGTTGAAATCTGTTCATAAAGCCATGCATAATTTTCAGAGTCTTTTGTTGTCCTTCACTATCACTCTTGATACTCTGATGATTGTCTCCTCTCTTCAATACTCGTTGAATTGTTAattcttccatttccttcgtgacttcttcaacgaAAGTCAATGCAATGATTTGAACATTAGAATCATATGGGACGTAAGTGTCCTTAAATTGACGAACCCATTCAAAAACTGCCGCCCTTTCTCTGAATTGATGATTATTTTTATCTGCAATGACGAATTGTTTACCATCCTTAAAGAGCTCAAGAGCACACTTTATGTAATcggttttatttttggttaTATTGTCATTTTGAATATGCCCCCATGTTTCTGGGAAGAGTTCATTAAGGATCAAGGATACAGTAGTCTTACCACAGCCTATAGTAGCAATAGGAATTAACAAGAACTTTGTCTTCTCATTTATTGTATCGACTGTCTGCTTATCTAATTCTTCCAACTCTTTGATCCTATCAAGATTGAGAATTTCTAGGCCTGACATATCATAGCTTTCTAAAAACATTTTTCTCAATTTGATAATACCCTTACCATTCATAAAATCTTCTGCTAGTTGTGGATCCTTTTCCAATAATGGTATAACAAAGtccatatatttatttgtAATGTAATTGTGAGTTCTGAACTTGATGGGACGTGATTTGGTAGAAATGTATTCCCTTGTCACTTCTCTCCATTGTCTATACATCAAATATGGTTCGtggaatttgaatttgaaaaaaaatgtgcCTTTTGTTTCCTTGTTAGAACATCTAATCACAAAACCTTCAATCTCTTGGTTGTTGTAATGgcctttttcttcacaTTCAGTTAAGAAACTTCTGAGAGACTTCTCATCCTCTAAAGTAAAGTAATCAATGCTCTTAAATCCCCAAGTATTGGCAAACTCAACAACCTTTGCCATTGGCCAGGTTTTGAACTCTGGAGTGTTATAATTTACTCCGTGCAAGTATAAACCTGCCTTATCTTTAGTGTACTCCAAAATgtgttcttcaaaagtgTCATCACAATATTCCGCTACTGCTGTACAATTATTGTCGTAAAGAAAACGCCCGAAATCCTTGATATTTATGTTTTTATCAGCCAACTGTTTTTCCAAGAACTGCTGGCCAGCTAAAGAATGGTTTCGGTTGACATCATCTCGAGGTCCTGTGCTGTGTTTGGAACACACCACAACTGTACCATCCTCTAGACCACCAATTAGTATGATACACCCATTCTCCTTTACTGTGATTTCATATGGACCTTCAGTATTGGTTTCGATGGAGCTCCAACTTGTTTGTTGCATCTCATCGacattgaagaatttaTCGTAGCCTCTAGCTACAATCCTAGGATTTGCTTCATCATCTACAATAAATAATCCACGAGCATTGATAGGAAGTTGGATCTTCGATTTACCGTAATCCCATTCGTTGAATTTCCAACTATTCAACCTGATATCAGGCCTATTAAAGACAGTACAGCTGATTTTAGTCGCTCTACCATGTTT of Kluyveromyces marxianus DMKU3-1042 DNA, complete genome, chromosome 3 contains these proteins:
- the ARG3 gene encoding ornithine carbamoyltransferase, which encodes MTTTEKSVGNFSIQSSSGSSIRHLVSIKDLTDDEFKALVDRAEYYKKVFKSNDTAEFQKQHLKLLGKTIALIFTKRSTRTRISTEGAAAFFGGQPMFLGKDDIQLGVNESFYDTTKVVSSMVSCIFARVNKHADIQNLAKDSSVPIINALCDRFHPLQAICDMLTIKEKLDYENNKLKMTWVGDANNVINDMAIAALKLGIDVSVATPPGIELEDEIVEEAKKLATKNNCEFVATHDSLAACKDANILVTDTFVSMGEEFAKEAKLKQFAGFQINSELCSVAAPNYKFMHCLPRHHEEVTDEVFYSENSIVFEEAENRLYAAMAAIDIFVNHKGDFFSEP
- the TRL1 gene encoding tRNA ligase; amino-acid sequence: MVEESVVELVEKLEAAASLKKHGRATKISCTVFNRPDIRLNSWKFNEWDYGKSKIQLPINARGLFIVDDEANPRIVARGYDKFFNVDEMQQTSWSSIETNTEGPYEITVKENGCIILIGGLEDGTVVVCSKHSTGPRDDVNRNHSLAGQQFLEKQLADKNINIKDFGRFLYDNNCTAVAEYCDDTFEEHILEYTKDKAGLYLHGVNYNTPEFKTWPMAKVVEFANTWGFKSIDYFTLEDEKSLRSFLTECEEKGHYNNQEIEGFVIRCSNKETKGTFFFKFKFHEPYLMYRQWREVTREYISTKSRPIKFRTHNYITNKYMDFVIPLLEKDPQLAEDFMNGKGIIKLRKMFLESYDMSGLEILNLDRIKELEELDKQTVDTINEKTKFLLIPIATIGCGKTTVSLILNELFPETWGHIQNDNITKNKTDYIKCALELFKDGKQFVIADKNNHQFRERAAVFEWVRQFKDTYVPYDSNVQIIALTFVEEVTKEMEELTIQRVLKRGDNHQSIKSDSEGQQKTLKIMHGFMNRFQPFNPDKAPDSQFDFHIKLEVGKDSSMKNAVKVLQDLKSHYGDVIPEVPEDSKIQEAFNRALEYKPVVRKIVKNGNKASKNQLKPIYFSASVESTTNLIQHVVETLKKNKSTLAPFLSDVSTIPFKNEYHVTLCHKSQIKSQGIKAKQLWAKYTDRYRHLLIKDGGASEQPSKVIPTEDSVTFKLRDLIWDKYVIVATIVLPDEPIVDNSNNHVSGLYCLNEVPHVTLALLSEEKKAVYAGQLAKEVYDFGINADAENDAGIIHFDEGSEETFTAKVCINV